A window from Pseudobacteriovorax antillogorgiicola encodes these proteins:
- a CDS encoding FliH/SctL family protein, which produces MEESHVRLRKGRFIKKDDPICEALSITNFNLMEICETHITYADNVDANIIHTKLHLDEDLDVGVKVPREIESIFEPAEYRPVIKPLDFTQEWIKQRKRMHSRSARLDEEDEIDLEMENIARKLRKKFSKQLKKQEAASEEQEVKKIGDELSFEETIDENPVVKGDSSPRKKAGLSLPNMKKKMAEEGLPPLNPDETFAGVPTSASQQISDDEPLAADPSSTSFKEVGEAINQIAPEIPAMPSLPRDPHISDEEGFVPMSPAVSSPPPMPQEDKEEAIEKAKSKGYEDGYKIGEEKAMIVIQEKVNQILDEFSKMIHEFEGMKSNILVSAQENFQTICQSMMESLLQREFQMNPKSFETIIERAIAEAVPDDEFKVLVSQDTYDRVKDDVSDSLKGRLKVDQGMKEGNFKIESKLSVVDGNISQIIEDLLDQADIELFDKHSDDKVG; this is translated from the coding sequence ATGGAAGAGTCACACGTCAGGCTGCGAAAGGGCCGCTTCATAAAAAAAGATGATCCCATCTGTGAAGCACTTTCGATCACGAATTTCAATCTGATGGAAATCTGCGAAACACACATAACATACGCAGATAACGTAGACGCAAATATCATTCACACAAAACTTCACCTTGACGAAGACCTTGATGTTGGAGTGAAGGTACCAAGGGAGATCGAGTCCATATTTGAGCCGGCGGAGTATCGCCCTGTGATCAAGCCACTCGATTTTACCCAAGAATGGATCAAACAACGAAAACGCATGCACAGTCGATCAGCCCGATTGGATGAAGAGGATGAGATCGACTTAGAAATGGAGAATATTGCTCGTAAACTCCGCAAAAAATTTAGCAAGCAACTGAAAAAGCAGGAAGCTGCTTCCGAGGAGCAGGAAGTTAAGAAGATTGGCGACGAACTTTCCTTTGAAGAAACAATCGATGAAAATCCAGTCGTAAAAGGGGACTCATCCCCGCGTAAGAAAGCTGGCCTGTCGCTCCCAAATATGAAAAAAAAGATGGCTGAAGAAGGTCTTCCCCCTTTGAACCCCGACGAAACTTTCGCCGGGGTTCCTACTTCAGCATCGCAACAGATTTCAGATGACGAACCTCTTGCTGCTGACCCCAGTTCTACATCTTTCAAAGAGGTTGGAGAGGCCATCAATCAGATAGCTCCTGAGATCCCCGCTATGCCTTCGTTGCCACGAGATCCACATATTAGCGATGAGGAGGGTTTTGTTCCTATGTCACCAGCCGTATCATCCCCTCCCCCAATGCCTCAGGAGGATAAGGAAGAAGCCATTGAGAAAGCCAAGTCCAAAGGTTATGAAGATGGATACAAGATTGGTGAAGAAAAAGCCATGATCGTGATTCAAGAAAAAGTAAATCAAATTCTGGATGAATTTAGCAAAATGATTCATGAGTTTGAAGGCATGAAGTCGAATATCCTCGTTAGCGCTCAAGAAAACTTTCAAACGATTTGTCAGTCAATGATGGAGTCACTGCTCCAGCGGGAGTTTCAAATGAACCCTAAGTCTTTTGAAACCATTATTGAGCGAGCCATCGCAGAAGCAGTACCCGATGACGAGTTCAAGGTTTTGGTCAGCCAAGACACTTATGACCGTGTGAAAGACGATGTCAGCGATTCCTTGAAAGGCCGTCTCAAGGTGGATCAAGGTATGAAAGAAGGCAATTTCAAAATCGAATCAAAACTCTCTGTTGTTGATGGCAATATCAGCCAAATTATAGAAGACCTTTTAGATCAAGCCGATATTGAACTATTTGATAAGCATTCTGATGATAAAGTAGGCTAA
- the fliF gene encoding flagellar basal-body MS-ring/collar protein FliF has protein sequence MGNFTEYLSKLREQLFKFWTSLNTWQKAGVAATILLIIGGIMTIVLNQEERQMSYLYENLEQDDVQAIAQELKNQQVQDYVIDDKGILVASDQVLPLRLKLAQEGLPAHGHIGWEKFDKQDFTKTEFEQNVNKLRAIQGELSRTIKSINGIIGARVHIVMPEKSLFKEDEKEPTAAVYVKTYRNTSLSERQIKGITHLVSRSVEGLRPEKVTIVNQDGKMLTKVEIDDPTTKLTNEMLAYRRTIEKELAAKVKALVGRIVGADRVEAKIDVEVDFTREEQTISDIDPDRVVVLSSNTTNQEMKGSGLNPTGIPGAKSNVPGEQEELAINSNSNQSTRNTERLNYEIAKQHRHRILPVGTIKRISAAVIVDGTQVYPADGTAPEFEARTPEEMKKIEDLVKSAIGFKQNRDEVTVHNVLFELAPMQVEALREKKKENRKYISTLVLSSVIALALVFFFAFIVRPYFRWLSYDPERKQKEAIVEEFKPDLEMGGMSNVQVKEDVPFEKLSPQEQILYLAKNEPARTTEAIRILLNPHQSNR, from the coding sequence TTGGGTAACTTTACAGAATACCTGTCTAAACTCAGAGAGCAGCTATTTAAGTTCTGGACCTCTCTGAACACGTGGCAAAAAGCTGGTGTTGCTGCCACCATACTTTTGATTATCGGCGGGATCATGACGATCGTGCTCAATCAGGAGGAACGACAGATGTCTTACCTCTATGAGAACCTGGAGCAAGACGATGTGCAAGCTATCGCCCAAGAGCTAAAAAACCAGCAAGTTCAGGACTATGTAATTGATGACAAAGGGATTCTTGTGGCCAGTGACCAAGTCTTGCCATTGCGCCTCAAACTCGCTCAGGAAGGCCTCCCCGCCCATGGACACATCGGCTGGGAAAAATTTGATAAGCAAGACTTCACCAAAACCGAATTTGAGCAAAATGTTAACAAATTGAGAGCTATTCAAGGCGAGCTCTCACGAACAATCAAATCTATTAACGGTATAATCGGTGCTCGCGTCCACATAGTGATGCCCGAGAAGTCACTTTTCAAAGAAGATGAAAAGGAACCAACAGCAGCCGTATACGTAAAAACCTATCGCAACACATCACTATCGGAAAGACAAATCAAGGGAATCACACACCTAGTATCCCGATCGGTTGAGGGGCTTCGTCCCGAAAAAGTCACAATCGTCAATCAAGATGGCAAAATGCTAACTAAAGTTGAGATAGACGACCCCACCACAAAACTCACTAATGAAATGCTGGCTTACCGGCGCACAATCGAAAAAGAGCTGGCAGCAAAAGTAAAGGCTCTCGTTGGACGTATCGTCGGAGCCGATCGCGTTGAAGCCAAGATCGATGTGGAAGTTGACTTCACCCGTGAAGAGCAGACAATATCTGATATCGATCCAGATCGGGTTGTCGTCCTATCTTCCAATACCACCAATCAAGAAATGAAGGGTAGCGGTTTAAATCCTACTGGCATTCCGGGAGCAAAATCCAATGTTCCCGGAGAACAGGAAGAACTTGCCATCAATTCCAATAGCAATCAAAGCACGCGGAATACAGAGAGACTCAACTATGAAATCGCAAAGCAGCATCGCCACCGCATTCTGCCTGTGGGGACAATCAAGCGAATTTCAGCAGCTGTAATTGTTGATGGCACCCAAGTCTACCCCGCCGATGGAACAGCTCCAGAATTTGAAGCACGAACTCCTGAAGAGATGAAAAAAATCGAAGATCTAGTCAAATCCGCTATCGGATTCAAGCAAAACCGAGACGAGGTAACCGTTCACAACGTCCTCTTCGAACTGGCTCCTATGCAGGTTGAGGCGTTACGTGAAAAGAAGAAAGAGAATCGAAAATATATTTCTACACTGGTGCTTTCCAGTGTCATAGCCCTTGCTCTGGTGTTCTTCTTCGCCTTCATCGTTCGACCCTACTTTCGCTGGCTATCCTATGACCCTGAGCGCAAGCAAAAAGAAGCCATCGTCGAAGAATTCAAGCCCGATTTGGAGATGGGCGGAATGTCTAATGTCCAGGTTAAGGAAGATGTTCCCTTCGAAAAGCTTAGTCCACAGGAGCAGATTCTATATCTTGCGAAGAACGAACCAGCGAGAACAACAGAGGCTATTCGCATTCTTCTTAACCCACATCAGTCAAATCGATAG
- the fliE gene encoding flagellar hook-basal body complex protein FliE — translation MMTINSRSSSRFGEQLLAELREFQSINREKAAGNVEAKPKGPTFIEHLENSVTQVNKDQKFADKAATDLATGKSQNIHETMLAVTQAELTFNMAVQVRNKALEAYQEVMRMPV, via the coding sequence ATGATGACCATTAACTCGAGAAGTTCATCTCGATTCGGTGAACAACTCCTTGCTGAATTACGGGAATTTCAATCGATCAATCGAGAAAAGGCAGCTGGCAATGTAGAAGCTAAACCCAAAGGACCGACTTTTATCGAGCACTTAGAGAACAGTGTCACCCAAGTCAATAAAGATCAGAAATTTGCCGATAAAGCAGCTACGGATCTCGCCACTGGCAAGAGCCAGAATATCCATGAAACCATGTTAGCGGTTACACAAGCAGAGCTAACATTCAACATGGCAGTTCAGGTTCGGAATAAAGCGCTCGAAGCGTATCAAGAAGTGATGAGAATGCCTGTTTAA
- the flgB gene encoding flagellar basal body rod protein FlgB, with the protein MSQLAGVFNFSDAIKMEALNQRLTRQHVLTSNIANSETPGYRALGFDFEKQLQAIADGGDPFPMKASSSKHFMNGHTEADGTIYPDVFVRPTESVGQDGNTVDIDDEMSKLSKNQILYRATVELVNRKIGTLKYAISAGGR; encoded by the coding sequence ATGAGTCAGTTAGCAGGAGTTTTTAACTTTTCAGACGCCATTAAAATGGAGGCCCTGAATCAGAGGCTAACTCGGCAGCATGTGCTGACAAGCAACATTGCCAACAGCGAAACCCCTGGTTATCGGGCTCTGGGATTTGATTTTGAAAAGCAACTGCAAGCTATTGCTGATGGGGGTGACCCCTTCCCCATGAAGGCAAGTAGCTCAAAGCACTTTATGAATGGTCATACTGAAGCTGACGGCACGATCTATCCTGATGTCTTTGTTCGTCCCACCGAAAGTGTCGGTCAAGACGGGAACACTGTGGACATTGATGATGAGATGTCGAAGCTATCTAAGAACCAGATTCTCTATCGTGCAACAGTAGAACTTGTCAATCGCAAGATTGGAACACTGAAATATGCAATCAGTGCAGGAGGACGTTAA
- the flgC gene encoding flagellar basal body rod protein FlgC, with product MSFFKAMNISSAGLSAQRLRMNILSANLANANTTRTPEGGPYKRQDAVFSATPVSDTPFADFLDEDWGTQLKKVKVVDIHEDTKSPRKVHDPSHPDADADGFVEMPNIQVMSEMVNMITATRSFESNTTAMNAAKTMATKALEIGR from the coding sequence ATGAGTTTTTTTAAAGCGATGAATATCAGTTCGGCCGGTTTATCTGCCCAAAGGCTTCGGATGAACATCTTAAGTGCCAATCTCGCCAATGCCAACACCACACGCACCCCAGAAGGAGGACCCTATAAGCGTCAAGACGCTGTCTTCTCAGCGACTCCCGTCAGTGATACGCCATTTGCTGATTTTCTTGATGAAGACTGGGGTACTCAACTCAAGAAAGTCAAAGTTGTTGATATTCATGAAGACACAAAATCCCCGAGAAAGGTTCACGACCCGAGTCATCCCGATGCCGATGCTGACGGCTTCGTCGAAATGCCCAATATCCAGGTTATGTCCGAAATGGTGAATATGATTACTGCGACCCGATCTTTCGAGTCCAATACCACAGCTATGAACGCAGCGAAAACTATGGCTACTAAAGCCCTAGAGATCGGTCGCTAG